One Aspergillus oryzae RIB40 DNA, chromosome 2 genomic window carries:
- a CDS encoding uncharacterized protein (iron/ascorbate family oxidoreductases), with amino-acid sequence MTSSHICRAPPAESKPQMSDEGLCKLPGFFYVTNFGLSPEEIDRQFAIGQELFELPESEKLKHRADLEAGNYNGYRPLGAIEILPGLRDNIELYNVFKFIPRYARSHPEVILRHYEEIERFHRFIYDHIVTKLFRLIAILLELPEDYLVNGHPYDGPSDCHLRYMIYRARSAEENARHQNLWSRGHTDFGSLTLLFRQPVAALQVKTPEGAWKYVKPYPNSITVNIADALQFWTNGYLKSSVHRVIAPPPDQAHIDRLGVLYFVRPGDGLDLKTVDSPLLRRLGLKKDEGDEAQVSAGEWVRARVRRNWDKPPKANDENIELGGVKTTIFHE; translated from the exons ATGACCTCCTCTCATATCTGCCGTGCTCCACCAGCCGAGAGCAAGCCGCAGATGTCAGATGAGGGGTTATGCAAATT ACCAGGGTTCTTCTACGTAACCAACTTCGGACTCTCTCCCGAAGAAATCGACCGCCAATTCGCCATCGGCCAAGAACTGTTCGAACTTCCCGAGTCCGAAAAGCTGAAACACCGCGCCGACCTCGAAGCCGGCAACTACAACGGCTACCGACCACTCGGAGCAATCGAGATCCTGCCGGGCCTGCGCGACAACATCGAACTATACAATGTATTCAAGTTCATCCCCCGGTACGCACGGTCACACCCGGAAGTGATCCTGCGGCACtacgaggagattgagcgGTTTCACCGGTTCATCTACGACCACATCGTCACTAAGCTGTTCCGGTTGATTGCTATCCTTCTTGAGTTGCCAGAGGATTACCTTGTGAATGGCCATCCGTATGATGGACCCAGTGATTGTCACCTCCGGTACATGATCTACCGGGCACGCAGCGCCGAGGAGAATGCTCGGCATCAGAATCTCTGGTCGCGCGGACATACGGATTTCGGGAGCTTGACGTTGTTGTTCCGACAGCCTGTTGCGGCGTTACAGGTGAAGACGCCTGAGGGCGCTTGGAAATACGTGAAGCCTTATCCGAATAGTATCACGGTCAATATTGCGGATGCGTTGCAGTTCTGGACCAATGGGTATCTGAAGAGTAGCGTGCATCGTGTGATTGCGCCGCCCCCTGATCAGGCCCATATCGATCGACTGGGTGTCTTGTATTTTGTAAGGCCGGGTGATGGGCTCGATCTAAAGACGGTGGATAGCCCCTTGTTGAGACGTTTGGGTCTCAAAAAGGATGAAGGGGATGAGGCACAGGTATCCGCTGGGGAGTGGGTCAGGgcgagggtgaggaggaacTGGGATAAGCCTCCAAAGGCGAATGATGAGAATATTGAGCTTGGTGGTGTGAAGACCACGATCTTCCATGAATGA
- a CDS encoding FAD-binding oxidoreductase (FAD/FMN-containing dehydrogenases) — MGNAPSSPAHQCLLSAVGNDSSLVAFPSQPFYESAAANPYNLNWPVYPAVVASPKTSEQVADIVKCAVEYDYKVQAKSGGRSYANFGLGGVDGEVAIDMKNFRQFSLDDSTYIATVGPGLRLSDMTQKLGAEGRAMPYGEVPEIGVGGHFTIGGLGTYSRLWGSALDNIVEAEVVLANSSIVRASKDSYPDVFFAIRGAAASFGIVTEFKVKTYPSLSETVQIKYEFSIGSSAERANLYMAWQELCAQKNLTRKFDTRMVVTQGTMIILAQFHGTKEEYEQLGFDKALPASNAGNVVVLTDPLASVGYDIEKLATGIVGGTPINFYEKSLSFETDKLPSNSTAQELFHYLDTADKGTATWFVVISIAGGATNDVPVDATAYAQRNVMFYVESFGINLLGRVSQTTVDFLDGINNLVNETVPGSDRNVYPGFVDPFLPNAQEAYWGPNLPKLQEIKAAIDPKDVFHNPQSVRPAGKGT; from the exons ATGGGAAACGCACCAAGTTCACCAGCTCACCAATGCTTGCTCTCCGCCGTCGGGAACGACTCGTCCCTTGTGGCCTTTCCGAGCCAGCCTTTTTACGAGTCGGCCGCTGCTAACCCATACAACCTGAACTGGCCCGTCTACCCGGCCGTCGTCGCATCCCCGAAAACCTCCGAACAGGTTGCTGACATCGTGAAATGCGCCGTGGAATATGACTATAAGGTCCAGGCAAAAAGTGGAGGTCGTAGCTATGCGAACTTCG GTCTCGGCGGAGTGGACGGTGAAGTCGCGATTGATATGAAGAATTTCCGGCAGTTCTCGCTCGATGACTCAACTTACATTGCCACTGTCGGACCGGGCCTGCGACTCAGCGACATGACACAGAAGCTCGGTGCGGAGGGAAGAGCCATGCCGTATGGCGAGGTCCCCGAGATAGGCGTCGGCGGCCATTTCACCATCGGTGGGCTCGGTACATACTCGCGTCTATGGGGTTCAGCACTGGATAATATTGTGGAAGCAGAGGTCGTCCTGGCCAACTCAAGTATCGTCCGCGCCTCCAAGGACTCCTACCCAGACGTCTTCTTTGCTATTAGAGGCGCGGCCGCGAGCTTTGGCATTGTGACCGAATTCAAAGTGAAAACTTATCCGTCGCTCAGCGAAACCGTCCAGATCAAGTACGAGTTTAGCATTGGCAGTTCCGCCGAGCGGGCAAACTTGTACATGGCCTGGCAGGAATTATGCGCGCAGAAGAACCTGACGCGCAAGTTTGACACGCGGATGGTCGTTACGCAAGGTACCATGATAATTCTGGCGCAGTTCCACGGGACGAAAGAGGAGTATGAACAACTGGGATTTGACAAAGCCCTTCCCGCTTCAAATGCCGGGAATGTGGTCGTGCTCACCGACCCGCTCGCTAGTGTAGGGTATGATATCGAGAAATTGGCCACTGGCATCGTCGGAGGGACACCTATAAACTTTTACGAGAAGTCGTTGTCCTTCGAGACAGATAAGCTTCCGTCGAACTCGACGGCGCAGGAGCTATTCCACTATCTGGATACGGCTGACAAAGGGACCGCAACTTGGTTTGTGGTAATCAGTATAGCGGGCGGCGCAACTAACGACGTCCCTGTCGATGCCACCGCGTACGCCCAGCGGAATGTCATGTTTTATGTGGAGTCCTTTGGAATCAACCTCCTGGGCCGCGTGTCACAGACAACCGTCGACTTCCTTGACGGGATTAATAACCTTGTCAACGAGACGGTTCCAGGGTCTGATAGGAACGTCTACCCTGGATTCGTCGATCCGTTCTTACCCAATGCCCAGGAGGCGTATTGGGGCCCTAACTTGCCAAAGCTGCAAGAAATCAAGGCTGCTATCGATCCGAAAGATGTGTTCCACAACCCGCAGAGTGTGCGCCCAGCGGGCAAGGGAACATAA
- a CDS encoding putative nuclear RNA binding protein (predicted protein) has product MSTDDTQADRQLHQTLESACRRRDPITTHGSRKHSRTDDYNDYDDDEFSSDYSSDVSGRFDDADEEYAISAHPASSPRSTHSAKRRRSNDWPVEELLPPPPLKETGSTGSRWRSPFHSRNNSRTDHGSPRNASGRHGRQAGPSGRGRRSRFIEGMMNDSVSEKPPSIFLRDGKSANGQEGPTHRSSGIFRFGKAIASAFNPFGGWGSVAVWKGSPSAEANKEPVDDDIARVEKAYAELKKAGYRGAVKGEYMAGAGSQSSNNLADQTWKSIQEKMDYKAPTGRHSRQNSGEVHESGSSLRNSFQEIRRAKSSLGITSSFIPLGRRSEDTEQPQLRKQKSKREKLLRRVSTLEEKLEKARRELQELMGDDAPPVPERSQCQESTHPRKFVPGALPTLPSERLLNSHDPVSPISPTSDSAPMSLLENIQRSMQSQDPTQMTTIEPESTIKTPAKSPSLRTTQSLTVDSPSLKRKSPDPESASAANTPKSQKEGATNHTEEGNQSDSSRRSKLPKTFRGDSPGSVERKQPPRHREENSTRRSPSEERGRRRRSSQPLRSHSKRSPSARRRASNSRNRGTPSLRLKKGRADLRSASTQAMDIDNHDKENQHASQSRQDQQQSDSVDLNQTDPSPNSSPAKRKDQRFTYNYIPPVPPLPKNIAATAAKVDRRLAKEIGRRERNRKSKAQGKTNGTEDGFSWPDDIF; this is encoded by the coding sequence ATGTCGACAGACGACACCCAAGCCGACCGCCAATTACACCAGACGCTCGAATCAGCCTGTCGTCGTCGCGACCCCATCACAACGCACGGGTCACGCAAACACTCGCGCACCGACGACTACAATGActacgatgacgatgaatttTCCTCCGACTATTCCTCCGATGTCTCCGGTCGCTTCGACGACGCAGACGAAGAATACGCCATCTCCGCCCACCCGGCCAGCTCGCCCCGGTCCACGCACTCCGCTAAGCGCCGTCGCTCCAACGACTGGCCCGTAGAGGAGCTGCTACCGCCACCGCCGCTGAAAGAGACCGGGTCGACAGGCTCGCGCTGGCGCTCGCCCTTCCATAGTAGGAATAATTCCAGGACCGACCATGGGTCGCCGCGCAACGCTTCGGGCCGGCACGGACGTCAGGCGGGTCCCAGCGGGCGAGGCCGCCGGTCGCGGTTCATCGAGGGTATGATGAACGATAGTGTCAGTGAGAAACCGCCCAGTATCTTTCTGCGCGATGGCAAGTCGGCCAATGGACAGGAGGGCCCGACGCATCGGTCTTCGGGCATTTTTCGCTTCGGTAAGGCCATTGCGTCGGCGTTTAACCCGTTCGGTGGGTGGGGGAGTGTTGCGGTGTGGAAGGGGTCGCCGTCTGCCGAGGCGAATAAGGAGCCTgtggacgatgatatcgCGCGTGTCGAGAAGGCGTACGCtgagttgaagaaggctggcTATCGGGGCGCCGTCAAGGGGGAGTATATGGCTGGTGCTGGGTCGCAGTCCAGTAACAACCTCGCGGACCAGACGTGGAAGTCAAttcaggagaagatggattACAAGGCGCCGACGGGGCGCCACTCGAGGCAGAATTCAGGCGAGGTTCATGAGTCGGGTAGCTCGCTGCGCAATTCGTTCCAGGAAATTCGCCGTGCTAAGTCGTCACTGGGCATCACTTCGAGTTTTATTCCCCTTGGTCGTCGATCAGAGGATACCGAGCAGCCGCAATTGCGCAAGCAAAAATCGAAGAGAGAGAAGCTGTTGAGACGGGTAAGCAcgctggaggagaagcttgaaAAGGCACGGCGAGAGCTGCAGGAGCTCATGGGCGACGATGCACCCCCGGTCCCGGAGAGATCTCAATGTCAGGAGTCAACTCACCCCAGGAAATTCGTGCCCGGTGCACTCCCTACACTCCCCTCCGAGAGATTGCTCAACAGCCATGACCCAGTATCCCCAATCTCGCCTACATCCGACTCAGCCCCGATGTCGCTATTAGAGAACATCCAACGTTCTATGCAAAGCCAGGATCCTACACAAATGACAACCATCGAGCCAGAGTCCACCATCAAAACCCCAGCCAAATCGCCCAGTCTACGAACAACACAGTCATTGACAGTTGACAGCCCATCCCTCAAGCGCAAATCGCCCGATCCCGAGTCCGCCAGTGCAGCAAATACCCCAAAATCCCAGAAAGAAGGCGCAACAAACCACACCGAGGAAGGCAACCAATCGGACTCGTCTCGCCGATCCAAACTCCCAAAGACATTCAGAGGCGATAGTCCCGGCTCCGTAGAACGCAAACAACCCCCGCGACACCGGGAAGAGAACAGCACCAGACGTTCCCCCAGCGAAGAACGCGgccgaaggagaagatcctcgcAACCGCTCCGGTCACACAGCAAGCGATCACCGTCggcgaggagaagggcatccAACTCTCGGAACCGAGGCACCCCGTCACTTCGCCTGAAGAAGGGACGTGCCGATCTGAGATCCGCCAGTACGCAGGCTATGGATATCGACAATCACGATAAAGAGAACCAGCACGCAAGCCAATCCCGCCAAGACCAACAGCAGTCCGATTCCGTTGATCTGAATCAAACCGATCCAAGCCCTAACTCATCCCcagcgaagagaaaggaccAGCGGTTCACATACAACTATATCCCGCCTGTGCCTCCGTTGCCCAAGAATATAGCCGCGACAGCCGCGAAAGTGGACAGAAGGCTAGCAAAGGAGATTGGGAGACGCGAGCGGAACCGCAAATCCAAGGCTCAGGGAAAGACGAATGGTACCGAGGATGGGTTCAGTTGGCCTGACGATATTTTCTAG
- a CDS encoding uncharacterized protein (predicted protein), translating into MEYVHTTPTPIPKQTPYIYYTILTKKQTTSTDIEPGPNSTTKCGIHHWATHGIATRALLLDYRHYAKTHNISYDPYTRHPITMSSLHACAKTQGLDLRPASQGGDVRVGDILLIRSGFVERYNELSPAERQAGATRAHEDLTWAGVNQEEEILDWLHDCYFAGVAGDSPTFEAWPPEKEGGFIHQNILALWGMPLGEMWDLEGVARRCRELGRWTFFLTSAPANVVGGVGSHANATAIL; encoded by the coding sequence ATGGAGTATGTACACACCACACCAACCCCCATCCCCAAACAAACcccatatatatactacacTATACTAACAAAAAAACAGACAACATCAACCGACATCGAACCCGGCCCCAACAGCACAACCAAATGCGGCATCCACCACTGGGCAACCCACGGCATCGCAACCCgcgccctcctcctcgactaCCGCCACTACGCCAAAACCCACAACATCTCCTACGACCCCTACACCCGCCACCCCATAACCATGTCCTCACTCCACGCCTGCGCAAAAACCCAAGGCCTAGACCTCCGGCCCGCCTCGCAAGGCGGCGACGTCCGCGTCGGCgacatcctcctcatccgcTCCGGCTTCGTGGAACGCTACAACGAGCTTTCTCCCGCGGAGAGACAAGCGGGTGCGACCCGTGCCCATGAGGATTTGACCTGGGCGGGCGTGAATCaggaagaggagatattGGATTGGTTGCATGATTGTTATTTTGCGGGGGTGGCGGGGGATTCGCCGACGTTTGAGGCTTGGCCGCCGGAGAAGGAGGGCGGTTTTATTCATCAGAATATTTTGGCGCTTTGGGGGATGCCGTTGGGGGAGATGTGGGATTTGGAGGGCGTGGCGAGGAGATGTAGGGAACTTGGGAGGTggactttctttttgacGAGTGCGCCGGCGAATGTTGTCGGTGGGGTTGGGTCGCATGCTAATGCTACTGCTATTTTgtag
- a CDS encoding putative G2/M phase checkpoint control protein Sum2 (uncharacterized mRNA-associated protein RAP55): protein MDMNHLIGQRFNLISKSDIRYVGTLHEINPEASTIALENVVSFGTEGRRGKPEDELPPAPHIYEYIVFRGSDVKDISVAEDKKEDAPQEPQQVPDDPAILGVSRTTISEILPIVVARVSSPPTFAVGPAPQGIPPQSQTPQQSQMPRPPPPGYPQPQFQGGFYPPYGQRFGGPGFPPGPGFPNMPYGAPPGWFPPPGQGFPPPGQFPPQMPMGPGGQHQTPPPPRPMPGAGPMNMPKNTSELPSDKPSSKPGSRNGTPAPSNAAQNAPTPPVESKPPVSEALQAATGPTQVTAGTAKAPPTGPRSGRVQPAIPIAAPGKPPVPQVPGPAGVPQGQAQAAITEATRAATAAVAAAMAKLPQPGAQKKPGDVSVEGVTKQMAEMKPYEHRAPRGGHHPRGGRGGGHRGQHQGKKIEVPETDYDFETANAKFNKQDLVKEAIATGSPVHEVEPHIPNGEPETPDSYAAAYNKSSSFFDNISSEAKDREEGSAARAGGREWRGEEEKRNIETFGQGSVDGYRGGYRGRGRGRGYGRGRGGGYGRGYGGRGRGGMRGGRNMSQSTGVPAQN, encoded by the exons ATGGATATGAACCATCTTATAGG TCAGCGGTTCAACCTGATCTCCAAGAGTGACATTCG CTATGTGGGCACTTTACATGAGATCAACCCTGAAGCCTCCACAATAGCTCTTGAGAATGTCGTGTCCTTCGGTACCGAGGGCCGGCGAGGCAAGCCCGAAGATGAGCTTCCACCTGCCCCACATATCTATGAATACATTGTGTTCCGTGGCAGCGATGTAAAGGACATCAGTGTAGCcgaggacaagaaggaagatgcacCCCAAGAGCCTCAACAGGTGCCAGATGATCCAGCTATTCTCGGGGTAAGTCGAACCACAATATCAGAGATACTTCCCATAGTCGTAGCTCGTGTCTCAAGTCCACCGACCTTCGCGGTCG GACCCGCCCCTCAAGGAATTCCCCCTCAATCCCAGACACCACAACAATCCCAGATGCCCCGTCCGCCGCCGCCTGGATATCCCCAACCACAGTTCCAGGGAGGCTTCTACCCTCCCTATGGACAACGCTTTGGTGGACCTGGTTTCCCTCCTGGTCCAGGGTTCCCTAATATGCCCTATGGAGCTCCCCCAGGATGGTTCCCTCCCCCCGGACAAGGGTTCCCCCCGCCAGGCCAATTTCCTCCCCAGATGCCAATGGGTCCTGGAGGCCAGCATCAGACCCCCCCTCCACCGCGGCCGATGCCCGGTGCGGGTCCCATGAACATGCCTAAGAACACATCCGAACTACCCTCTGATAAGCCCTCCAGTAAGCCTGGTAGCCGTAATGGCACGCCTGCACCTAGTAATGCGGCCCAAAATGCCCCCACGCCGCCCGTTGAGTCTAAGCCGCCAGTTTCGGAGGCTCTTCAAGCGGCGACTGGTCCTACTCAAGTTACGGCTGGCACTGCTAAGGCGCCACCCACTGGACCTAGAAGCGGACGTGTGCAGCCTGCCATACCTATTGCCGCCCCTGGTAAGCCGCCAGTTCCTCAGGTTCCTGGCCCCGCTGGTGTCCCACAAGGCCAGGCTCAGGCAGCGATCACTGAAGCTACTCGTGCTGCTACTGCCGCTGTAGCAGCTGCCATGGCTAAGTTGCCCCAACCCGGTGCGCAGAAAAAGCCCGGCGATGTCTCCGTGGAGGGTGTCACGAAGCAGATGGCTGAAATGAAGCCTTACGAGCACCGTGCACCCCGGGGTGGTCATCACCCTCGTGGCGGCCGAGGTGGGGGTCACCGTGGCCAACACCagggcaagaagatcgaggtTCCGGAAACGGACTACGACTTCGAGACCGCCAATGCCAAGTTTAACAAGCAGGACTTGGTCAAGGAAGCTATTGCCACGGGCTCTCCTGTTCATGAGGTCGAGCCTCACATCCCCAATGGCGAACCGGAAACTCCGGATAGCTATGCTGCTGCCTACAACAAGTCCAGCTCGTTCTTTGACAATATCTCGAGTGAAGCTAAGGATCGCGAAGAAGGCTCTGCCGCTCGTGCCGGTGGCCGCGAGTGGCgtggtgaagaagagaagcgtAACATTGAAACCTTCGGTCAAGGTAGCGTCGACGGCTATCGTGGCGGTTACCGGGGCCGTGGCAGAGGCAGAGGATATGGCCGTGGTCGCGGTGGCGGCTATGGTCGAGGCTAcggtggccgtggccgtggtggtATGCGTGGAGGCCGTAATATGTCTCAGTCCACTGGCGTCCCTGCCCAGAACTAG
- the veA gene encoding sexual development activator VeA (predicted protein) has protein sequence MATRAPLAPPPNETEASVSRITREGKKLTYKLNVMQQPERARACGAGAKSSADRRPVDPPPVVELRVYESDPNDDLNKTDITFAYNANFFLYATLETARPMAQGRFAPNPTCPVLTGVPVAGVAYLDRPSQAGYFIFPDLSVRHEGVYRLNFHLYEETKESKDANENAPIQSLSNPMPSKPMAPKSFLEFRLEVVSVPFTVFSAKKFPGLATSTSLSRVIAEQGCRVRIRRDVRMRRRGEKRTDDYDYDEERVYRSSDRISTPDTHGYAGTPVERPRSTSTSTVDPSFPYGVDAQRRSSGATEYGFQGAQPYQRPLPPAPGPAPAAVSTPAPPAPPAPPSHNPGYQSHLSFGSTQTQYPAPQLPPTPQTASTLAAPYSPHPSYSHARNPSTSAEYETPGYSYPPSRMSTERSSYPKNGLPPLRLEPPKPLNMPSGEPRSSDPNAYHSVAQSAAPRSQTPSSSLVPSLPPLKALSGDYPNNLSQSSSSTSQSPSHDLGAGKKFFWDTGASLSKRSYEDSFGHDDRPLYNGMRPDTESYPRRLSDASRNFYNETRDEMAYKRANGRMATKISPALQ, from the exons ATGGCGACACGAGCTCCTTTGGCGCCTCCGCCGAACGAGACGGAAGCCTCCGTCAGCCGGATCACTCGAGAGGGCAAGAAGCTCACCTATAAACTCAATGTCATGCAACAGCCTGAGCGTGCGCGAGCCTGCGGTGCAGGTGCAAAGT CCTCTGCGGACCGTCGTCCAGTCGATCCTCCACCGGTCGTCGAACTTCGAGTGTACGAGTCCGATCCCAACGACGACCTCAACAAGACCGACATCACCTTCGCATACAACGCCAATTTCTTCCTGTACGCCACTTTGGAAACCGCTCGTCCCATGGCCCAAGGCCGTTTTGCCCCGAATCCGACTTGCCCAGTATTGACCGGTGTGCCCGTGGCTGGAGTGGCTTACTTGGACCGCCCTTCTCAAGCCGGTTACTTCATCTTCCCCGATCTTTCCGTGCGGCATGAAGGTGTATATCGATTGAACTTCCACCTGTACGAGGAAACCAAGGAGAGCAAGGATGCGAACGAGAATGCTCCGATCCAGTCCCTGTCCAACCCAATGCCATCGAAGCCGATGGCGCCGAAGTCATTCCTGGAGTTTCGTCTCGAGGTCGTTTCCGTTCCGTTCACCGTATTTAGCGCCAAGAAGTTCCCAGGATTGGCCACGAGTACCTCCCTGAGTCGGGTCATTGCGGAGCAAGGTTGTCGTGTGCGGATTCGACGTGATGTCCGCATGAGACGTCGGGGAGAGAAGCGCACCGATGACTACGACTACGATGAGGAGAGAGTCTACCGATCTTCTGACCGAATCTCTACCCCAGATACCCACGGGTACGCCGGCACTCCCGTTGAACGTCCTCGATCAACCAGTACCAGCACGGTGGATCCCTCATTCCCCTACGGTGTCGATGCTCAGCGCCGGTCATCTGGCGCGACCGAGTATGGTTTCCAGGGTGCACAGCCGTACCAACGACCATTGCCGCCTGCTCCCGGTCCCGCACCAGCCGCTGTTTCCACGCCCGCTCCTCCCGCTCCTCCCGCGCCACCATCCCATAATCCTGGATATCAATCgcatctttcctttggctcGACTCAAACTCAATATCCAGCTCCCCAACTgcctccaactccacagACCGCGTCGACATTGGCAGCTCCGTACTCGCCCCATCCATCGTATTCTCATGCTCGGAATCCATCGACGAGCGCCGAGTATGAAACGCCCGGTTACTCCTATCCGCCATCACGGATGTCAACGGAACGTTCCAGCTATCCCAAGAATGGCTTGCCTCCGCTCCGCTTGGAACCGCCTAAGCCACTAAATATGCCATCCGGCGAGCCACGCTCGTCCGATCCGAACGCATATCATTCCGTGGCTCAATCGGCGGCACCCCGGTCTCAGACACCGTCATCCAGTCTGGTGCCTTCCCTTCCGCCCCTCAAGGCTCTATCGGGGGATTATCCCAACAACCTCTCTCAATCATCCAGCAGTACCTCTCAGAGCCCCAGTCACGATCTCGGCGCTGGCAAGAAGTTCTTCTGGGATACGGGCGCCAGCCTGTCCAAGCGGTCGTACGAAGATTCGTTTGGCCATGATGATCGTCCACTCTACAACGGCATGCGCCCCGATACGGAAAGTTATCCTCGGAGGCTGTCAGATGCCAGTCGGAACTTCTACAACGAAACGCGCGATGAAATGGCGTACAAACGAGCCAACGGGAGAATGGCCACGAAGATATCCCCTGCACTCCAGTAA
- a CDS encoding WD40 repeat domain-containing protein (predicted protein), producing MSRSSHRDDFFQTTAALDEQKRKDAKSKNTNGDPIRLQSKILAVEADPLNPGAVFVAQSGGTVRKIILETGETAALYKGPTAPITSICFSPDGRLLFAGCWDKYVWCWDVASKEVKQKYDGHTDFVRAVVTTRLQGKDVLVSGGADAQILVFDIASGERLSVMKGHAKGIQGLVVDPVSLDSDSQELVVFSSGSDREIRRFDIASGSKDLTGTDAILVHDTNVYKLFFDRDADLWTASADKSAKCLVREEGWKPNLTLTHPDFVRDVVVYEQGGWVVTACRDEEVRVWNRSTGQLYHTFSGHFEEVTGLVLLGSTLVSVSIDATIRRWSLRPEDLQVAVERAKNTSIDEEPEPNPGSMLTEEEERELAELLEDD from the exons ATGTCTCGTTCTTCCCATCGGGATGATTTCTTTCAAACTAC GGCGGCGCTTGACGAGCAGAAACGAAAGGACGCTAAATCTAAAAATACAAATGGAGACCCCATCAGGCTACAAAGTAAGATCTTGGCAGTCGAGGCAGACCCTCTGAATCCTGGCGCCGTATTCGTGGCGCAGAGTGGTGGCACGGTCCGAAAGATTATACTCGAA ACAGGTGAAACGGCTGCTCTTTACAAAGGACCAACGGCCCCCATCACAAGCATCTGCTTTAGCCCCGACGGTCGATTACTCTTCGCCGGTTGCTGGGACAAATACGTCTGGTGCTGGGATGTGGCTTCGAAGGAAGTGAAACAGAAATACGACGGTCATACCGACTTTGTAAGAGCGGTGGTCACCACCCGACTCCAGGGCAAGGATGTTCTCGTCTCTGGCGGGGCTGACGCGCAGATCTTGGTGTTCGACATTGCCAGTGGCGAGCGGCTCTCCGTCATGAAGGGGCATGCCAAGGGTATCCAAGGACTTGTTGTAGATCCCGTCTCTTTAGATTCTGACAGCCAAGAGCTGGTTGTTTTCAGCTCTGGCAGCGATCGGGAGATTCGCCGTTTCGACATCGCCAGTGGTAGCAAAGACCTGACGGGCACAGACGCCATCCTAGTCCATGATACGAATGTGTACAAGCTCTTCTTTGACCGGGATGCCGATTTGTGGACTGCCTCCGCAGACAAATCCGCAAAATGTCTCGTGAGAGAGGAGGGCTGGAAGCCAAACTTGACATTAACCCATCCAGATTTTGTCCGCGACGTAGTTGTCTACGAGCAGGGTGGCTGGGTTGTGACAGCATGTCGAGATGAAGAGGTTCGCGTATGGAATCGCTCG ACCGGACAACTTTACCATACCTTCTCTGGTCATTTCGAGGAGGTCACAGGACTCGTACTCCTGGGCTCAACGCTGGTCAGCGTCAGTATCGATGCCACCATCCGTCGGTGGTCTTTGAGGCCTGAAGATCTCCAGGTCGCTGTAGAAAGGGCTAAGAACACATCAATCGATGAGGAACCAGAGCCAAATCCGGGATCAATGCTtacggaggaggaagagcgcGAGTTGGCTGAGCTTTTGGAAGACGACTGA